The following are encoded together in the Vicia villosa cultivar HV-30 ecotype Madison, WI unplaced genomic scaffold, Vvil1.0 ctg.000883F_1_1, whole genome shotgun sequence genome:
- the LOC131631939 gene encoding uncharacterized protein LOC131631939, with protein sequence MKKAQDRQKSYADKRRRPLRFDAGDHVYLKVTPRLRLKGPFKVRKLSPRYVGPYQIMKRVGEVAYQLALPPSLSGLHDVFHVSQLRKFVPDPFHPILSDAVEIEPDLPFQPQPARILEYASKSLRNKEIPLVKVLWEESRPEEATWELEAEMRESYPHLFW encoded by the coding sequence atgaaaaaggctCAAGATCGTCAGAAAAGTTATGCGGACAAGAGACGGAGACCTTTGAGATTTGATGCGGGTGATCATGTGTACTTGAAGGTGACTCCGAGACTTAGGTTGAAGGGACCATTCAAGGTTCGTAAACTTAGTCCGAGGTATGTGGGACCTTATCAGATCATGAAACGGGTAGGTGAAGTGGCGTATCAGTTGGCATTACCtccttcactatccgggctgcatgatGTCTTCCATGTATCTCAGCTACGGAAGTTCGTACCAGATCCGTTTCATCCTATCCTTTCCGATGCCGTGGAGATAGAGCCCGACCTTCCTTTCCAACCTCAACCGGCTCGTATCTTGGAGTACGCTAGCAAGTCATTAAGGAATAAGGAGATACCGCTTGTGAAGGTGTTGTGGGAAGAATCTCGCCCGGAGGAAGCCACTTGGGAGCTTGAAGCAGAGATGCGAGAGTCATATCCACATCTtttctggtaa
- the LOC131631940 gene encoding uncharacterized protein LOC131631940, with translation MQQIQQQNQMMMQMMQGMQGNQQQQPAAPVHPVPNGPDFRAFFRMTPPEFAGSLDHIVAHDWLYIMERIFQAIHCTVEEKVIFAAQKLKGPAGRWWDTASTRFTSQGIPKDWEHFKTAFLEKYFPNSIRAQKEREFQLFKQGNLTVSEYAEKFEDRAAYSRQAVYAPDELWKIDQFLFGLNADIAHSVSQREFTTYAECLRQCYVAENSLKRVKEEREQNRPFRQNQGKVSQFLKPRNSPPAMKPAYVNRSTQPPWCNKCRSKHHGNCRSGPVKCYKCGQEGHLRPNCPRPDIPKKTTGRVYTLDARKAQGNTSLVAGTCFINNQPCFVLVDCGATHSFISNSCVRRLGFEATSLSVPMLISSATDDVVEALEICRDCSVSFNDRRFSIDLICLPLKKIDVVLGMDWLSANSVYIGCKEKAIFIPAEETAPIDAIGNLIEGTINLISYLYVQERSFLLALTAESETKKDISNIPIVCEFPDVFPEDVTFLPPEREVEFSIDLVPGTAPVSIAPY, from the coding sequence ATGcaacaaattcaacaacaaaaccagatgatgatgcaaatgatgcaaggtATGCAAgggaatcaacaacaacaaccagctGCTCCCGTTCATCCAGTTCCTAATGGGCCAGATTTTCGTGCTTTCTTTCGGATGACTCCTCCAGAGTTTGCAGGTAGCCTGGATCATATTGTAGCCCATGATTGGTTGTATATCATGGAGAGGATATTCCAGGCTATTCACTGCACTGTGGAGGAAAAGGTTATTTTTGCTGCTCAGAAACTCAAGGGTCCTGCAGGTAGGTGGTGGGATACTGCCTCCACTCGCTTCACTTCTCAAGGGATTCCTAAGGATTGGGAACATTTCAAGACCGCTTTCTTAGAGAAGTACTTCCCTAACAGCATCCGTGCCCAGAAAGAAAGAGAGTTCCAGTTATTCAAGCAAGGAAATCTCACTGTTTCTGAATATGCTGAAAAATTTGAGGACAGGGCTGCTTATTCCAGACAAGCTGTTTATGCACCAGATGAGTtatggaagattgatcagttTTTGTTTGGCCTTAATGCTGATATTGCCCACAGTGTGTCtcagagggagttcactacttatgcTGAGTGTCTCCGACAATGTTATGTTGCTGAAAACAGTCTGAAGAGGGTTAAGGAAGAAAGGGAGCAAAACCGACCTTTTCGCCAAAACCAAGGGAAAGTGAGCCAATTCTTGAAGCCTCGTAACTCTCCTCCAGCAATGAAACCCGCTTATGTCAACCGTTCAACTCAGCCTCCTTGGTGTAACAAATGTAGGAGCAAACACCATGGAAACTGTAGAAGCGGTCCAgtgaagtgttacaagtgtggaCAGGAAGGTCATCTCCGGCCTAACTGCCCTAGGCCAGACATTCCTAAGAAGACCACAGGGCGAGTGTATACCTTGGATGCTCGAAAGGCTCAAGGAAACACAAGTCTTGTTGCTGGTACGTGTTTTATAAATAACCAACCTTGTTTTGTTCTTGTAGATTGTGGAGCAACGCAttcttttatttctaattcttgtgTGCGCCGACTCGGATTTGAAGCTACTAGTCTTTCTGTTCCTATGTTGATTTCATCTGCCACGGATGATGTGGTCGAAGCCTTGGAGATTTGTAGAGATTGTTCAGTCTCTTTCAACGACCGAAGGTTCTCTATTGATCTTATTTGCTTGCCTCTAAAGAAGATTGATGTAGTACTGGGCATGGATTGGTTGTCGGCCAACTCAGTATACATTGGTTGCAAGGAGAAGGCTATCTTTATTCCTGCAGAAGAGACTGCTCCTATTGATGCGATTGGGAATCTAATCGAAGGTACAATTAACCTGATTAGTTATCTCTATGTTCAGGAGAGATCTTTTCTTTTAGCTCTCACCGCAGAATCTGAAACCAAGAAAGATATATCAAATATTCCTATCGTTTGTGAGTTTCCAGATGTGTTTCCGGAGGATGTCACTTTTCTTCCTCcagaaagggaagtggaattctctattgatcttgttccTGGAACAGCTCCAGTTTCTATTGCTCCATATTGA